In the Psychromicrobium lacuslunae genome, GCGAGCAGCTGACCCGTGAGTACATCGATCACCCCGGCGCAGTTGCCGTGGTGGTGCTTGACGAGGAACACAATGTGCTGCTGCTACGCCAGTATCGGCACCCGGTACGGGCTTCGCAATGGGAGATCCCGGCCGGACTGCTCGATATTGAGGGTGAGGACTTCCACATCGCGGCCGCCCGCGAACTAGCCGAGGAGGCGGATCTGGTCGCCAGCGACTGGAAGGTTTTGCTGGATGTGAACAATTCGGCTGGATCATCGGCCGAAGCGGTCCGGATCTACCTGGCACGTGGCATCTCCGCGGTTCCTGAAGCCGAGCGTCATCAGCGCACCGCCGAGGAAGCAGAAATTACCTTACGCTGGGTCCCGCTGACCGAAGCCGTCACAGCCGCGCTCAGTGGCGACTTGCATTCTTTTAGCGCGATTAGCGGGGTGTTGGCGGCTGCCGCTGTGCAGCGCCAGGGCTTCGAACAGCTTCGTCCGGCCGATGCTCCCTGGCCAGAACATCCCAGCTGCTTCCCAGCCTCAGCGGTTAGCGGCGATTCCGGCTCTCAGAAGACTTCATGACGGCAGCGGTTCCGGAGCAAACGGTACCGGAGCTGCCCGGGCCATTGCGCCGTGCGCTGCGCGATTATCTGCAGCATCTAGCTGTGGAGCGTGGCCTTGCTGCCAATACCATGTCGGCTTATCGCCGAGATTTGCAGCGCTACCTGAACTTCCTGGTGGGCCAAGGCCTCGGTGCGCCAGCTGAGGTGACGGCCAAACATGTCACCGCCTTTGCGCAGGCAATTGCCACCGGCACCGACGGGCTGAGCGTGCTTGGCGTCCGGTCGGCCGCTCGTACCATTGTCGCGGTCCGTGGTTTGCATAAATTTTGGGCGCTGGAAGGCATCAGCCCCTCCGATCCGGCGAGTGATGTGCATCCTCCAATGCCGGGTCGCCGCTTGCCGAAAGCGATTAGCGTGGCCGAGGTGAGCAGCATTTTGGAAGCTGCGGGTGATGACACCGCCACCGGCTTGCGAGACCGCGCGCTACTAGAATTTTTGTACTCCACCGGCGCCAGAATCTCTGAAGCCATCGGCCTGGACGTGGACGATGTGCTCGGGGCCTCGGCGGAGGATCCGGAGGGCGCGGTGGTTCGGCTTTTCGGTAAAGGTTCCAAGGAGCGGGTAGTGCCGCTCGGTTCGTATGCGGCGCGGGCCGTGGACGCCTACCTGGTGCGTGGTCGTCCACTGCTTTCCTCAAAAGGTAAGGCGACGCCCGCCCTGTTTCTCAACGCCCGTGGCGGTAGGCTGAGTCGACAAAGTGCCTGGACGATCTTGAAAGTGGCCGCCGAAAAAGCCGAAATCACCAAGGATGTCTCGCCGCACACACTGCGGCATTCCTTTGCGACTCATCTTTTAGAGGGCGGCGCCGATGTCCGGGTGGTCCAAGAACTGCTAGGTCATGCTTCGGTGACCACGACCCAGGTGTATACCCTAGTGACTGTAGATACTCTGCGCGAGGTTTATGCGGCTGCCCATCCGCGTGCCCTCGGCTGAGCGGGCACTCGGAGGGGACCGGTATGAGAACCGTGAAGAGATTGCTGTCTTTTGTGGCGGCGTTGTTTTTTGCTGGCATGCTCAGCGCACCTGCGGCCTTCGCCGAGGCACCAAGCAAAATCGTGGTGGAGGATACCGCTGGTGTGCTCTATCAACCGCAGCTCCTCGCCGAGCTGCAGAAAATAGATTTCTACCTGCCCACTCAGGTGGTGATCTACACCCGGAATGGCAAGTACTCGGATAATTTGAACGAGGAGCTACTCAAGTTCGCGCGCACCAAGCATCCCGAATGGATAAGTGGCGACGGTCAAAAATGGGCGAACGGTCTCTACATCTTCGTGCTTGATCCAATCGGTCGACAGGTCGGTACCTATTTCGGCGAAGACCGCAAGTTATCCCTTGATGATCAGAAGAACATCCAGGAATCCACCAAAAAAATGCTGCGTGAAGCGCAATGGACGGATGGCGTAGTGCAGGGCGTGAAATCGGCGGCCGAGCTGATTGGCCGGCCCTGGTACCGCTCACCGGGTCTTTATTGGGCTTCCGGCATCATCGGCGGCGGCGGGCTGCTGAGTTTCGGCGGCTGGCAGCTTTACCGGGCCAATAATCGGCAAAAATTCGCCGATCAGTTAGCGCTGGGGACGACGGCCTATACCTCGGTGAGCTTGAACCTGGAAGTGACTGAGCTCGATGCCAGCACCATCCCAGCCTCCTCCAAATATGGTTCAAAGCTATTGGAACGCTGGCAGACTTTCTCCGCTAAGTATCGCGAACTCACCGAGGCTAAGGACCGGCTTGAGTCGATGAGCAAGAAACAACGCTCAAAGAAACCGGCGGTGTCAGCGGCCACCGATTTCGCCAATGCCAGTCAGGAACTGGATGGCCTTGACGATGCCATTGCTGACGCAAATTCGCTGCTCAATCTTTCCTCGAACTGGCGGACTGCTTGGGAATCACAGGTTCGTGACTTTAGTGAGGAACTGGATAGCGTCAAGGGCATGCTGGCGAACTCCCGGACCGCTGGCTCCGAGGAGACCGCCGCTGCGCTGACCGCCCAGGTGACTCAGAGCAAGGAAATGCTTGAACACAGCGGCGCGGGCTTGGCCGACGGATCGGTGACGCCCGACCAAGCTCTCGATTCACTCAAGGACTCCCGCACTTTGTTGGCTAGCTTACTGAGTAACCATGCGGATGCGGTGATCGCGGCGAATACCAAGAGTGATCGAGAAGCCGAACTCATGAGACAAAAACTCCAGGAAGAGGAAAATCGGAACAGGCAGAGCCATCGCTATCCTGGCAGCATTGTGGATACCAGCTACCCGAATATCCCGTTAATCTCAATCATGAGTTTCCAGAGTGGCATTAGCGCCGGCCAGAGCGCAGTGGAGACCAGTAGGACCTCCAGCAGTTCCAGCAGCACCGGCTACGGCAGTAGCGGCGGTAGTTTTTCCGGTTCGGGTAGTTCTTCGCATTTCTGAGCGGTCAACCCGGTGGTTGAATCTCTTGGCTACCGGGCTGAAAATCTCTGAATCATGCGCTCTGAAGCGAGAACACAGCTTAGCCTTGGGAGCATGACTCGCTTCTTGAACTTTGGTAAAACCTGGCTGCCATTACTCGTTGCGGTTTGGTTCTCAGCGGCCTGGTGTATTGCTGAGGCAGGACGTTTTGGCGGAGCGTTTCTCAACTGGTCTGCGGCCTGGCCCTTAGCGCTGATCACCGCCTCCATCGGGATTGCAGTTGTCTTACCTGGAGTCTCGCTGGCCTTGACCGCTTTATTATTGCTGGCTCAGGGAGTCCATATCCTGCCCTCCCCGGAAGAGACGAACTGGGCTGTCTACTTCGGTATTTCCATTGCTCTGGGTTTCATTATCTGGACTGCCAGGGAGCGGCTTCGTTGGATCGCCATTGCAGCCAACGTCCTTTTCATTGCTGCCGGAGCATATCTTTCCGCAATTCGCGGGCATGATTATCCCTACCCGACCGACGCAAATAATGCTTTTATTAGCCGTGTTTTGACTCTGATAGTAGTCTCTGGGCTTGCCGCAGCCATTGGCTTATTACTCGGTCTTTATGAGAGTCGACTGGCGCTTTCTCGTACCCAGGTAATCACTCAAAAAGCCTTACAAAACGCCGAGACTGAGCTCGTCATCCAACAGGAGCGGGGGCGAATCTCACGCGATCTGCACGATGTTCTGGCACATTCTCTAGCGGTTATTGCTGCGCAAGCTGATGGCACTCGATACGCTAATCCGGAACAGCCCACCGAGGTGGGCGCCGCATTGGAGAGCATTGCCGATTCTGCGCGTCGAGCACTAATAGACGCTCAGCTGGTCATAGCAGGAGCGACCGGAGAGACCTCACAGGCACCGCAACCAGGACTCCGAGAACTTTCAGACTTGTTGGATCAAACGGCGAACGGAAACATCAGATTACGCCGACGGGACTCGGGTATGCCTGAAGAACTCGCCGCGAGTCAGCAGGTCGCGGTGTATCGGATAGTGCAAGAGGGTACCGCGAATGCCCTAAAACATGGAGCGGTCGATGGTGAGATCTTGGTGCATTTCGATTGGAAAGAACCGGGTCTAGTACTTCAAATTTCTTCCGAACTTTCCGCCTCGATTCCGGTAGAGAACGGTAGCGGGGGCCGCGGTATACCGGGGATGCAAGAACGCGCCCGGCTCGCAGGTGGTTGGCTATCCAGCCAACGGGACGAGTCCGAAGGCTTGTTTCTGCTCACCGCGTTCATTCCCTATCGCGCTAAGCAACAAGCAGAGTCGCTGCTGACTAACGCCGGGGGAGCAGCATGACGACCGAACTGGATTCGGTGATCCGAGTCATGCTGGTCGACGATCAAGAGCTCTTCCGAGTCGGGATTAGCAAGGTGATCTCCAGCCAACCGGATATGGAAACGGTTGGTGAAGCGGCCGACGGCCTCGAAGCAATCGCCCGGGTATTGGATTACCAGCCCGATGTGGTGTTGATGGATTTGCGGATGCCTCGCCTGGATGGGGTGAGTGCCACCCAACGAATCATGTATCAGGCCAAACTCAGCGGGGCGCAAAAACCGCGAATTATCGCGCTGACCACCTTTAATCGGGATCAGGCCGTGCTCGACGCGGTTCAGGCCGGGGCCAGTGGATTTTTGTTGAAGAGCGCAGAACCGGAATTCTTGCTCTCTGCGATTCGCACGGTGCATTCTGGCTACGCGGTGATTGCACCCAGCACCGTACACGAGTTGTTTCAGCACGCGGCCCGCACCTTGCCAGCTGCCGCACCGGACACGTCGGTTTTGCGGCAACTCTCCAGTCGTGAATGCGAGGTCTTCCTGCTCGCGGCCAAAGCTCTCTCCAATACAGAGATTGCGCAGAGCCTCTTTGTTTCAGAGGCCACCGTTAAATCACATCTGCGCGCCGTGCTGACAAAGCTTGATCTGCAAAACCGAATTCAGCTAGTGGCGTTTGCCTATCAACATCGGCTCCTGGGGCCTGGTGGTCAGCAGATAAACTAACTGGTCGCTTGGCATGAGACTATCTAGTGGTGATATTGAA is a window encoding:
- a CDS encoding sensor histidine kinase; the protein is MTRFLNFGKTWLPLLVAVWFSAAWCIAEAGRFGGAFLNWSAAWPLALITASIGIAVVLPGVSLALTALLLLAQGVHILPSPEETNWAVYFGISIALGFIIWTARERLRWIAIAANVLFIAAGAYLSAIRGHDYPYPTDANNAFISRVLTLIVVSGLAAAIGLLLGLYESRLALSRTQVITQKALQNAETELVIQQERGRISRDLHDVLAHSLAVIAAQADGTRYANPEQPTEVGAALESIADSARRALIDAQLVIAGATGETSQAPQPGLRELSDLLDQTANGNIRLRRRDSGMPEELAASQQVAVYRIVQEGTANALKHGAVDGEILVHFDWKEPGLVLQISSELSASIPVENGSGGRGIPGMQERARLAGGWLSSQRDESEGLFLLTAFIPYRAKQQAESLLTNAGGAA
- a CDS encoding NUDIX domain-containing protein; this encodes MSVKDEPDFRKVVSRETAFHGRIWDVLRDTFELSPGSEQLTREYIDHPGAVAVVVLDEEHNVLLLRQYRHPVRASQWEIPAGLLDIEGEDFHIAAARELAEEADLVASDWKVLLDVNNSAGSSAEAVRIYLARGISAVPEAERHQRTAEEAEITLRWVPLTEAVTAALSGDLHSFSAISGVLAAAAVQRQGFEQLRPADAPWPEHPSCFPASAVSGDSGSQKTS
- a CDS encoding DUF5129 domain-containing protein, producing MRTVKRLLSFVAALFFAGMLSAPAAFAEAPSKIVVEDTAGVLYQPQLLAELQKIDFYLPTQVVIYTRNGKYSDNLNEELLKFARTKHPEWISGDGQKWANGLYIFVLDPIGRQVGTYFGEDRKLSLDDQKNIQESTKKMLREAQWTDGVVQGVKSAAELIGRPWYRSPGLYWASGIIGGGGLLSFGGWQLYRANNRQKFADQLALGTTAYTSVSLNLEVTELDASTIPASSKYGSKLLERWQTFSAKYRELTEAKDRLESMSKKQRSKKPAVSAATDFANASQELDGLDDAIADANSLLNLSSNWRTAWESQVRDFSEELDSVKGMLANSRTAGSEETAAALTAQVTQSKEMLEHSGAGLADGSVTPDQALDSLKDSRTLLASLLSNHADAVIAANTKSDREAELMRQKLQEEENRNRQSHRYPGSIVDTSYPNIPLISIMSFQSGISAGQSAVETSRTSSSSSSTGYGSSGGSFSGSGSSSHF
- the xerD gene encoding site-specific tyrosine recombinase XerD; the protein is MTAAVPEQTVPELPGPLRRALRDYLQHLAVERGLAANTMSAYRRDLQRYLNFLVGQGLGAPAEVTAKHVTAFAQAIATGTDGLSVLGVRSAARTIVAVRGLHKFWALEGISPSDPASDVHPPMPGRRLPKAISVAEVSSILEAAGDDTATGLRDRALLEFLYSTGARISEAIGLDVDDVLGASAEDPEGAVVRLFGKGSKERVVPLGSYAARAVDAYLVRGRPLLSSKGKATPALFLNARGGRLSRQSAWTILKVAAEKAEITKDVSPHTLRHSFATHLLEGGADVRVVQELLGHASVTTTQVYTLVTVDTLREVYAAAHPRALG
- a CDS encoding response regulator; its protein translation is MTTELDSVIRVMLVDDQELFRVGISKVISSQPDMETVGEAADGLEAIARVLDYQPDVVLMDLRMPRLDGVSATQRIMYQAKLSGAQKPRIIALTTFNRDQAVLDAVQAGASGFLLKSAEPEFLLSAIRTVHSGYAVIAPSTVHELFQHAARTLPAAAPDTSVLRQLSSRECEVFLLAAKALSNTEIAQSLFVSEATVKSHLRAVLTKLDLQNRIQLVAFAYQHRLLGPGGQQIN